DNA from Thermococcus sp. LS1:
CTTGATTCCTGACGAACCGACGGTCCAAGTCTACGGAATGGAGGAGACAATAAAGTCTCAGTTGCTCGGCAAGGAGGTTGTTGCAGGTACTCTGATTGAGATTGAAACCATGCCCGGTTTGCCTTTTGACGAGAAGGTTCTCAAGAAGATAGGTGGTGCCCCGAAGGTGCGGTTTAAGGTCTGGAAGGTGAAGCCGGAAAGCAGGGGCATTGTCTCTGAGGAGACCAAGATCATAATCGAAGGGCGGATAAGTAAGGTTGACATGGAGGCCTTCATCGATAAGTGCTTGGGTATTCTCATATTGCTCGAAGAAGAAGCTTCCATGCCTGTTGGGTATTCTGAGCTCAGGCACTTTGTTAAGGGGGACGTGGATCTCAGAAAGCTGGATATTCAGACCAAGTCGAAGTTGTTAGATTTATTATATGAAATAGAAGAGAACTGCTTGAAGGCCATTCTGGATCGGAATCAGGGCTATCTTGGCATCAGGGCGCTTGAGTGTGTTCACAAGTTGAGAGGTATCTTGGAAGGAAGGTCTTAATGAAAAGAAGGCGGCTGTCTGTCGTGAGGTGACAGAAATTGGACAATGACAGAAGTATTTGGGCTAAGGTTTTTAGTATTTCATTATTAGTCTTAACGGCCCTTTTTGGAGGTTTTGTTCTTAGGAGCTATCTTATATCAGATGTGAACGGTATTCAGTTTGCGGTAGCTATGGCAAATATTTTGGTGGCTATTTTTGTTGCACTTCAAACAATGGCTACCAGGGAGGCTGTAGAACAAACTTCTGAACAAGTGAAGCTGACACGCCAGACTCTAATAGAAATGAAGAAACAGCGCATGAATATTGAGTTCATCAAGAATTCACTCATTGGATACCTTAAGGAAGAGATTATGAGAGAGCTAGTTAATAATTCTAGAGCAAATAGGAACTATAAACCGTTACATAATAGCCTCTTTTTTGTGAAAACCAATTATCAGAAACGTCACGGTAATCAGACGCTAGCTCCGGATGAGCTTGGGATGATAAACAAGACTGCGTCGAAAATTGAGAAGTTCCTTGAAAAATGGGGAATCGATATACGAGAGTACAATTCCTTAATTTCAGAATACGAGCAGTTGGAGAGAATAAGAGATACTAAAAACTCTATGGAAAAGGCCAAAGAAATTAGAGAAAAAAGCCAGGAGCTTTTAGAAAAGGTGAACAGGATATTAGACATGAGCGATGAAGAATTAGAAGAAGAGCTTCTAAAGCTCTAGTTACTTATCTCTTTCTTTCAACACCCCTGGAAACATGTCCTCGTTCTCCTCGATGATTCTTTTCAAAAGCACTACGGCCTCGCGGATATTCTCCTTGACGTCGGGCTGGAACGAGTGCTCTTCCGCCGCCTTCAGCCTCCGAAGCACGAGGAGCATCAGCGCCGAGTTAGTTCTGTCAGTAATGGAAATGTAGCGGCGTTTTCCGCCACTCTTCTGCTTTCTCTCCTTCTCGCTGACCTTCACATCCTCAGTCGGGAGAGTATGCTGCGGCTCCACGGCCTCCTGCTGTTCGAGGATCTCTTTGAACAGGTCCTTCGCTACGACCTTCTGTTCGTCCTGTGGTGGGGCGGTTGGTTCGGCTACCTCGCTCATATATTGAACTCCTCCCAAATGTCTTTCTCTCCTCTGCTAAGGATGATTTCTCCACCTTCAGCCACCTTGAAGCGCTCCTCTTTCTTCTTCTGGTTTTTGGTCTTCTCGATGAGCTGGTAGCTCTTGACGAACGGGTTAATGTCCAGGGCCGTGTTCACGAGCGAGCCGGTCTTCTTGAGCACGTTATCAACCAGGGCCTCGAGCGTCTGGCTCTTCTGGTAGATTGCGTAGAAGGCTGCGATCTGCTCCTCGTTCAGCTCTGGAGGCATTGCAAAGTCGCCCCACACTGTGCTCATTATCCTTGAGGTCTCCACGATTATCGTTGTATCCATGGCCGAGAGTGGGGCGAACTGTGGGAAGGTCCAGAGGAGTTTCTGTTGTGGCCCCCTGCCGAGCACTCTGGCGAGGGAGAGAAATATCTCATCCAGCCAACTTGGAGGCCGTGGGGTATATGCAATCACGAGCATATTGTTAGGAGCTATCGCAACGCCCTGGACATAGCCGAGGGTTACGATTTCTTTCACCATGCTGCTGCCGCTTTTGAATTTGTAGTAGACCTTCAGAACTTGGTGGTGGGTTCTCACAAACTTTAGGGACTGGACGGCCTGTTTCTGCCTCCAGTCCTGGAGGACCGGCTTTTCCTCATGCATCAATTTCTGTTCGGTCTGCTCGGCTTTCTCAAGGACTTTTTCTTGGAGCCCGCTTTGGGGTTCGGTATAATAATCCCTTCTTGGAAGGCCACCGTCTCTTTTCTTTTTCCTCTTCAACCACTCGAGCATCTCAACTCACCTCACAGGGTTTGTGAAGGGCGGAAATGAATCCGCTCGGTGAAGAACTTGTTATAAATGAAATACCCGCGCCCGCGATACTTTCTTTTGAGCTCTTCAACTTCATCGGGCGAAGAGGCTACAATACGCTCAAAGCTGACGTCAAAATCTGGAACAACCTTTTTCAGGAGCGCGTAATCGTCAGCTGAAGCGAGGGTCCCGAGGATGGCGATGTGGCTGGCTCCGTATATGAGTTCGGACGGCAGGCTGTGAAGGTACTGCGTGGCGGCGAGAAAGTTTACCTGGTTGGAACGGCCTTCTCTGAAGAGTTTGGCGGCCATAGCTTTGCCCCACCGGGAGCGGAGGTAATTCTGGATTTCATCGCCAGCGATGAAGACGGCCGTCTCTTTCTCTTGGACGTACTCGTTCAGGACCCATTCGACGACTTTCTTGAAGATGATGTTCTTTGCGCTCTCGGTCAGGTCGGAGTTCTGGCTAAAGTCAATCACGTTGATTTTCGTGTTGTCGAGCTGGTCGAAGAGGTCTTTTCCTTTGACTTTCAACCACCGAACCTTTTTGAGGCTCTTGGCGACGTTGTAAACGCCCCACAGGCTCGTTGGAGGCTTCTTGTTTTCCACCTCAAGAAATTCCAGCATTTCATTGTAGATCCTTTTTGCCTCAAAGACTAGATCATCAGGATCCCTTGCCTTCTCCTCATCCCACGCCGACTTTATGATCTGAGCATAGATTGTGTTGGGGTTGATGTTCACGACCTTAGCAACATCCTCGAAGTCCAAGCGCTCATACCGGATGAATGTTGCAACGACTTCAGTCTCCGGTCCAGAGTCCAGGGCTATGTGATGAGGATCTCTGGTTGGATTGAAGACGAATCTCCTGATGGGGAAGGCCTGTGGCCGGATACCGAAGAGGCTGAAGAGGGTGTGCTGCCTATCGTACCTCAGCCAGCCGAGGATGTTCTCCCACCCGAGTGCAAAGTCCCCCATGAGTCCAAGCTGCCCCTCATAGGCTGGAAGCTCAAGCATTTGGATATAGAGCTTGAGCTCCATTACTTGGGTCATCCTCGCCCTCAGCCAGCCCTCTCCTCTTTCCCTGACCAGATCGTAGAACGTCTTCTTGACCAGTTGCGCTTTAGCGCGATCGTACTTGCGCTCGAAGATTATGATAAGTGGAGGTTCCTGATTCCTGCCCCAACGAGTGTTTAGCCAGATCTCTTGTAGGATGGCTTTCATTGTTGTTGACTTCTGGAAGCCGCTCGGTCCGAGGAAGAGCATGTGGTTAGCATCGTCCTCGTTGATCCTCAGCCAGCGGTCTAGAGTATGGTTCATGCTTCTAACGCCTCTTCCGAGATAAATCTCGTTTAGGCGCCCTTTTGTTGTTGGTGCCCATGAGGCCAGATTCTTGCCAACGTACTCCACGCTAACCCCTCCGTTTCTTTACTGAAAATAAAATAACCCCTTTCACACACATAATGTTTTTACACGATTCCTCCCCTGCCGTCGGCCTTTTCCCTCAAAACTCCCGCCTCCTTCTGTGTTATAGCTATGTTAACTCCCATCCTCTCTTTTTCTTGTACAGGCCGTATCCAATCAGCCCCACGATGACACCGGCAAATAGAATGCTCTTCAGCAGTACAGAACCTATGAGGCGCTCTTTCTTTGCCTGCTCAATGTAGTCCTGCTCGCTCCCCTGCGCTGTCTCCTTGAGAAGATTCTGAATCATAGTCCGATACTCCTCGTTCTGCTGGCTTAGAAACTCATTCTCAGCTTTGAGCTGGTTCACTTTGTTTGTCAGGTTCGCGATCTGCGCTTTGAGCTCGCGGTTCTCTTTGGTGAGGTTCGTGATTTGGGCCTGGAGGCCCTGCACGTCGGGCTGGCTTGAGAGCTGTTTTTCAAGCTCTGAAACCTGCTGCTTGAGCTTCTTGTTCTCTGCCGTGAGGCTTTGAACTTCCTTTTTTAGCTCCTCATTCTCGGCCCTCAGGACCGTATTCTCCTGCCGTAGCTGCTCGAGCTCGCTGGAAGAGGTGATGGAAACGGTGAAGAATTCCTCGCTCTGGATGCTGATGATGCCGTAGCCGTTGAACTCCTTGAAGCTAATACTCAACCCTTGGAACTCGCCGCTCTCGCCGGCTTTGAGCAGGCCGAGGAGCTGACCGTTCTTCTCTATTATAAGGGCGAGCTCTTTGGTTATGTTGTCCTGGTCAACAGTGAGAGTGAGGTCATTCACGTAGATGTGGGAGCCTACGTCGGCCGTTCCGGTCCAGGTGTAGAGGGCCCCAACGAGCCCGCTTAGTCCAATATATATTAGTATGATAAACGGAATTGTGAACCTCTTCATCTCGCTCACCTCAGTCGAGAAGGCCTTTCATCTTCACCGTGCCTGTCTTTCTGTTTACGTAGGCAAAGCCCGCGAAGATTTCCGTCGAGCCCTTGTGGATGTAGACTTCGAAGACCCAATACAGGTTGTCGTTCTCCTCCTTTTCCGCGAGGCTCTCTTTTTTCGGCTCGATTTTCATGTCGTACTGTTTCAGCTTCTGGTTGTAGTCGGCGAGGTAGTTCCTGACGATCTCGTACGCCTGCTCGGCGGTGATTGGGTAGTCCTCCACGTAGGCGCCCTGGAAGACTGTCAGGTGACCGTCGGCCCACCTCACCGTGTCGTTGGTGAAGATGTAGCCCTCTGCTGGATAGCCGAGCTCGTACAGTCTTTCTTTCAGCGGGTCGTGCTCGGCAAATGTCGAATAGCTGAAATGGAGCAAAAAAATTATGCTAACTATCGCAAAGAGCCGGAATATCACTTTTGAAAAAGATGGAGAGGCGCGGTAGGTGGGCATCATTTCAGCCCACCTCAGCTGGAGCTCTGTTCAGGAACTATAACTGGCCAGGTGGCGCTCGCGTTGGCCTGGATGATGAGCGGAGCCGTCTCGTTGTAGAGGGTAGCTATGTTGCCGCTCAGGTCCTCGACCTTGAAGTAGAACGCGTAGTAGTTGCCATCGGTGAGGTTGGCTATGGTGACTAGCAGGGTGGTTGCTTCGACTGGAGTGAAGGTGGTAGTGTTGCTCACGGTGTTGGAAGTTCCGAGGTCGGCCCAATAGACGTAGTACTTTGCAATCTGGTCGTTGTCGGTGGCGTTGAAGCTGATTGCAAAGGTCAGGGCCGTGCTGTTGTAGTCAATACTGACAGAGTTCAGGGTCGGTGCAGTGGTGTCGGTGACGGTTATGCTCTGCACCTCACTCTCGAGGATCTTATCGCCGTCGTAAGTGACCTTGACCTTGTAGTAGACGAGGTCGCCGAACTTTGACGGAATCTCGGCCTTGTAGGTGCCGTTCTCGGCGGTGGCGTTCAGGGCGGTGTATGTGGCGTTGTTCGGGTCGGCGACGTTGAGCGCGTAGAGGATCTCAACGCTGCTGATGTTGAAGTGCTCGGCGTTGGTCAGACTGAAGGTCACGAGCACGTGGCCGGTTGCCTGGTCAACAGCCGCCGAAAGGTCGGCTATGGCGAGCTGGTAGGTTTCAGTGGTGCTGGTGTTGTCGTTCAGGGTGTTGCTCAGGTCAACAAAGCCGCCGCTGCCGAAGCCGCCGTTGTAGGCCCACCAGGCTATGGCCGCGAAGAGCACTATCAGGCCGATTGTCACGAGTCTCCTTTCCTTCTTTCTCAACCTAACACACCTCCAAGCGCGTTTATCAGGGAGCTTATCTGGTCAGGAATCCCCTTGAGGAACTCAACAAAGGTTCCAAACAACGAAAACTCCTGCAGGAGCGCGAGGCCGCCGAGGAAGTAGAATACATAGCTGACTTTTCCGCGCACTAGGACACCGATGGTGAATAATATGATCGCCAGGCCGAGGTAGGGGTGGGCCGCTGCGACTTCTTTGAATCCATCAATTGCCGCGTTGACGTCCATCAGCGCCCACCTCCACGGAGGGCGAGTGCACCGAGTATGGCTGCAACTGAAAAGCTCACAACGCCCTTGATGAGTTCATAGACTGTCGCCTGCGGGTCGCTGGTCATGGCGAGCATGGCGATGCTGCCGATGGTGAGGAATGCCGCCGCGTCCCAAACGCCCCAATTGTCCAGGTCTGCGATCCTGTAGACGGAAAGCCCGATGAGGGCCGAGGGGATGTAGAGGGCCCAAAAGCCTGAAAGCCCAAGGAGCTGGCCTACTGTGATGATGGTGTCCTGCCAGTGGAAAACACAGAGGATGAAGGCGATGAGAGCTGCTGCAACCCTGCCGAGCATTGTGGGCCACCTCAGAGTGCTGGAATCAGCGTCCTCACGAGCATGCTAAAGCCCCACATCTGCGGGAACAGGACGAGGTACTGTCCCTTTGTAGCGATGGTTGCTCCAATCCAGGCCCAAAGTAGAAGCTCGTCGTCGCCCGTTTCGGGCGCGAAGATGTAGAGGCTGATGAGCCCTGCGACGAAGATGTTTTCTGGCCCTATTGTTCCGAGGTTCATCGTTATCGTGCCACTCAGTGCCCAAATAACGACAAACATTCCGAGGGCCGCGAAAAACAGGCTGGTGAGTATAGCTCCTGCACGGCTCTTCTTTGCTCCGAACGTAGCGTAGAGTCTGTTGTAATAGTCGTTCTTGTCTGCAATCTTGTCGAAGAGTTCTATCAGGGCAACGAAGGCCAGGGGCACGCTGGCCAGTGCCGTGTTCACCTGCGCCACTGTAATGCTCTTCTCGGCTCCATACCAGAGCAGGACCCCCAAAAAGGCCGAGGCAAGGCCTGTTTTGAGGACCCACTGTCCAAACTTCAGACTTTTTTCACCCATTCTCCACCACCTCACCAGAACTTGAGCTTGTCAAACAACCAATCCAGGCCGATTCCAATTCCCTTGCCTGCGAACCAGCCAATTGCGACCACGAGGCCAAAGAGTGCACCAATTGGCCCGAAGAACTGCTTTCCTACCCACGCGACTATTGCAGCTATGATGAGAACTATGATGTCCATCCAGGTAAGACCGAAGGGCAGATCCCCTCCGAAAAAGCTGAACCCTGGCTTGTAGCTGTCTGCAAGGTCAATAAGATCCTCAGCCATCTTTGCGTCGAGCTCAGCCTGCTCATACTCCCCATAGAGGGCTTTCTCTGCAGCATTCGTGTACATATCGCCAGCCTGCTCGTACTTCTTCGCAACGTTCAGCCAGTTC
Protein-coding regions in this window:
- a CDS encoding helicase HerA domain-containing protein, whose product is MEYVGKNLASWAPTTKGRLNEIYLGRGVRSMNHTLDRWLRINEDDANHMLFLGPSGFQKSTTMKAILQEIWLNTRWGRNQEPPLIIIFERKYDRAKAQLVKKTFYDLVRERGEGWLRARMTQVMELKLYIQMLELPAYEGQLGLMGDFALGWENILGWLRYDRQHTLFSLFGIRPQAFPIRRFVFNPTRDPHHIALDSGPETEVVATFIRYERLDFEDVAKVVNINPNTIYAQIIKSAWDEEKARDPDDLVFEAKRIYNEMLEFLEVENKKPPTSLWGVYNVAKSLKKVRWLKVKGKDLFDQLDNTKINVIDFSQNSDLTESAKNIIFKKVVEWVLNEYVQEKETAVFIAGDEIQNYLRSRWGKAMAAKLFREGRSNQVNFLAATQYLHSLPSELIYGASHIAILGTLASADDYALLKKVVPDFDVSFERIVASSPDEVEELKRKYRGRGYFIYNKFFTERIHFRPSQTL
- a CDS encoding t26-9p, coding for MDVNAAIDGFKEVAAAHPYLGLAIILFTIGVLVRGKVSYVFYFLGGLALLQEFSLFGTFVEFLKGIPDQISSLINALGGVLG